The Mycolicibacterium flavescens genomic interval GTCATCGCGGCCCCGGGTGTTCGTCGTCGGTCTCGCGCCCGCGGCCCACGGGGCCAACCGCACCGGCCGGATCTTCACCGGCGACCGGTCGGGCGATTTTCTGTTCGCGGCGCTGCACCGGGTGGGCCTGGCGAACCAGGCGCTGTGTGTCGACGCGGCAGATAGCTTGGCGCTCAACGAGACCCGCGTGGCCGCCGCCGTGCGCTGTGCACCGCCGGCCAATGCGCCGACACCCGCCGAACGCGCGACCTGCGCTCCGTGGCTGGATGCCGAATGGCGGCTGACGGCTGCGCACGTGCGCGTGGTCGTCGCGCTCGGCGGGTTCGCATGGCGGGCGGCGCTGCAGATGCTGCGCACGGGCGGTGTGCCGGTGCCGGTGCCCGCGCCGAAGTTCGGCCACGCCGCCACCGCCGAGATGGGCGGCGTCACGTTGGTGGGCTGCTACCACCCCAGCCAGCAGAACACGTTCACCGGCAAGCTGACGCCGCAGATGTTCGACGATGTGTTCCGCACGGCTAAGGCGCTAGCGTCCGTCGAATAGTCGCGAACTGGGCGACGGCCAACTCCTGCAGGGCCGAATCCGCGAAGTCGTCGTAGTGCGCGATGGTCCATTCGTCGAAGACCTGCAGAATTCGGAAAACGAGCTCCGCCTGCAACGGCTCGGGCAGGTCGGTGCGGACGGCACCGGATCGACGACCGACGTGCAGCACCCGGCGCACCCACTCCCGGACTGCTCCGAGCGCTCCGCCGACGGCGGTTTTCGCCGGGTCGGGGGCCTGCAGGTAGAACATCCGTCCCAGCAGCAGGAATGTGGGCTCGCGCTGCGAGGCCCGGAC includes:
- a CDS encoding uracil-DNA glycosylase yields the protein MQRLPHPRTGGRFTSPVPPGSGWPGDPATSRTAVAQTAAHVVSMAAATQSLAELDAEVSVCRACPRLVEWREEAAVVKRRSYADEPYWGRPAPGWGSSRPRVFVVGLAPAAHGANRTGRIFTGDRSGDFLFAALHRVGLANQALCVDAADSLALNETRVAAAVRCAPPANAPTPAERATCAPWLDAEWRLTAAHVRVVVALGGFAWRAALQMLRTGGVPVPVPAPKFGHAATAEMGGVTLVGCYHPSQQNTFTGKLTPQMFDDVFRTAKALASVE
- a CDS encoding Bacterial regulatory proteins, tetR family, coding for METAALEFGSAGYEHASLNRIIEQCAMSKSSFYYILSSKAELYEFVVGELIAEVAAEIDVIEPEEFAGTEFWPKIERYFTKLVRASQREPTFLLLGRMFYLQAPDPAKTAVGGALGAVREWVRRVLHVGRRSGAVRTDLPEPLQAELVFRILQVFDEWTIAHYDDFADSALQELAVAQFATIRRTLAP